A DNA window from Candidatus Zixiibacteriota bacterium contains the following coding sequences:
- a CDS encoding tetratricopeptide repeat protein, which produces MSKATCSLIAVSIVATLTINCTGGRKSASAYLKYAMKSEDNGDLEEAISLYTEALAIDSLLIKAYIRRGHTYDKLGDPERAMLDYDEVLKIDPDNARAYFHRGFSHLVAREDGETDPAGAVREFTKAVELGLDNAKVYYFRADARKRVGDLEGALLDYKKYMFRSRDEDKRSVQRAREEIRELEKALEDQ; this is translated from the coding sequence ATGTCAAAAGCAACATGTTCACTGATAGCTGTCAGCATTGTGGCTACTCTGACGATTAATTGCACCGGAGGCCGAAAAAGCGCATCCGCATATCTCAAGTACGCAATGAAATCTGAAGATAACGGCGACCTTGAAGAGGCGATTTCTCTCTATACCGAAGCTCTTGCGATAGACTCTCTCCTGATAAAGGCCTACATACGACGTGGGCATACCTATGATAAGCTCGGTGATCCCGAACGGGCCATGCTTGACTATGACGAGGTTCTTAAAATCGACCCTGACAACGCCAGGGCCTATTTCCATCGCGGATTCAGTCACCTGGTCGCCCGTGAGGATGGCGAGACAGATCCTGCCGGTGCGGTAAGAGAGTTCACCAAAGCTGTAGAACTCGGGCTTGATAATGCCAAGGTGTACTATTTCCGTGCTGATGCACGGAAGCGTGTCGGTGATTTGGAGGGCGCTCTTTTGGACTACAAGAAGTACATGTTTCGAAGCCGCGATGAAGACAAGCGGTCAGTCCAGCGGGCCAGAGAGGAAATCCGAGAACTGGAAAAAGCACTCGAAGACCAATGA
- a CDS encoding OmpA family protein, whose product MKRVFIVGLCALVLASSMGCGWSRKNKGAVIGAGAGAVLGGVIGDKAGNTAVGAILGAAIGGAAGAYIGNYMDKQAAEIEKDLEGATVERVGEGIKITFDSGILFDVNSSGLHPEAKTNLTRLAEVLNKYPDTDVLVEGHTDITGTHDHNMDLSLRRAQSVANHMTGLNVIASRFRMMGYGPDQPVATNDTNAGRQANRRVDIAIFANDKLKNAARKQVEG is encoded by the coding sequence ATGAAACGAGTGTTTATTGTCGGATTGTGCGCCCTGGTGTTGGCAAGCTCCATGGGGTGCGGATGGTCACGAAAGAACAAGGGCGCCGTCATCGGGGCCGGTGCGGGGGCGGTACTTGGTGGTGTCATCGGAGACAAAGCCGGTAACACCGCCGTGGGGGCAATTCTGGGCGCGGCTATCGGTGGTGCAGCCGGGGCTTACATCGGTAACTACATGGACAAGCAGGCGGCGGAGATTGAAAAGGACTTGGAAGGCGCCACTGTCGAGCGGGTCGGCGAGGGAATCAAGATCACTTTTGATTCGGGAATTCTATTCGATGTGAACTCATCCGGCTTGCACCCGGAAGCCAAAACCAATCTCACTCGGCTGGCTGAAGTGCTGAACAAGTATCCGGACACCGATGTCCTGGTGGAGGGGCACACCGACATAACCGGAACGCACGACCACAACATGGATCTATCGCTTAGGCGGGCCCAGTCGGTGGCCAATCACATGACCGGACTGAACGTTATTGCCTCGCGGTTTCGCATGATGGGGTATGGTCCCGATCAGCCGGTTGCGACCAACGATACCAACGCCGGGCGTCAGGCCAACCGCCGGGTCGACATAGCCATCTTCGCCAACGACAAGCTCAAGAACGCCGCTCGCAAACAAGTCGAGGGGTAG
- a CDS encoding class I SAM-dependent methyltransferase, with product MSKNIPLVRRLWGGLLSLFPIPRKMTGERHRRAEPCRMCGCLEGLKISEVHYWDIKECDLMTCPQCNLTQFDPMLTDEETALGCYAYYIQETMAESRHSQLRNCVRNYRRGVAFASRLKAKGIRPSRVLELGPGSGYFAAGMQFVFEQAEFTVLDVLDEVLDRIKAEHGFKTIKATPETIDTSACGRFDLVVARDIIEHVGDISKVTKNVLEILDDGGYFHFITPNGHEDAWAGFARWRLSAQPSEILINHVNYFDGRGLERFLNKLGFATVDFYNYGLKGTRRGRGWGLRDKNACTPSTRKSAASMVRQNEGKLRAFDVVKREVLNEWWLHPKLKSLAPWYCRFRDRCIIRLPVHLNVGHEIFALLQKK from the coding sequence ATGAGTAAGAACATCCCGCTGGTCCGAAGGCTGTGGGGCGGTCTACTGTCGTTGTTCCCAATTCCACGCAAGATGACCGGGGAACGACATAGGCGGGCGGAACCCTGCCGAATGTGCGGGTGCCTTGAAGGGCTCAAGATATCGGAAGTTCACTATTGGGACATCAAAGAGTGCGACCTGATGACCTGCCCCCAATGCAACCTGACCCAGTTTGATCCAATGTTGACCGATGAAGAGACGGCTCTTGGTTGTTACGCATACTACATTCAGGAAACCATGGCCGAATCGCGCCACAGCCAACTCAGGAATTGCGTAAGGAACTATCGGCGGGGGGTGGCTTTTGCATCGCGCCTGAAAGCCAAGGGAATTCGTCCCTCGCGGGTGTTGGAACTCGGCCCCGGCAGCGGTTACTTCGCAGCGGGAATGCAGTTCGTATTTGAGCAAGCTGAATTCACCGTTCTTGATGTTCTCGACGAAGTGCTGGACCGGATCAAAGCGGAACATGGTTTCAAGACGATCAAGGCGACCCCGGAGACAATCGATACCAGTGCCTGCGGACGATTCGATCTTGTGGTGGCCAGAGACATAATCGAACACGTCGGCGATATATCGAAAGTGACGAAAAACGTTTTGGAAATCCTGGACGATGGCGGCTATTTCCATTTTATCACACCGAACGGACATGAAGATGCCTGGGCCGGCTTTGCCCGCTGGCGTCTGAGCGCGCAACCATCGGAGATACTTATCAATCACGTCAACTATTTCGATGGCCGCGGCCTTGAACGGTTTTTGAACAAACTGGGATTCGCGACGGTCGATTTCTACAACTATGGTCTAAAAGGTACCAGAAGGGGACGTGGTTGGGGGTTGCGGGACAAGAACGCATGCACGCCATCGACACGGAAATCGGCTGCGTCTATGGTACGTCAAAACGAAGGCAAACTCAGAGCGTTCGATGTTGTCAAACGAGAAGTTCTCAACGAGTGGTGGCTTCATCCCAAACTAAAATCGCTCGCGCCCTGGTACTGTCGTTTCCGGGATCGATGTATCATTCGCCTGCCCGTTCACTTGAATGTCGGGCATGAGATTTTCGCCCTATTGCAGAAAAAGTAG
- a CDS encoding PilZ domain-containing protein: MNDKRRQKRHETSDLLKVLDRDSGQPVANLANLSTEGAMFVSHGPVKVGRLFKCKLDLPQPIMDQTKIEFDAECRWCKQDVVQNRHESGYSLTNVSDTDKEIISYLILRCVIDEWSQSDTQPRTRTEESVDR; encoded by the coding sequence ATGAACGATAAGCGAAGACAGAAACGACACGAAACAAGCGATCTTCTGAAAGTGCTTGATAGGGACTCCGGGCAGCCCGTAGCAAACCTGGCCAACCTGTCGACCGAAGGGGCTATGTTCGTCTCGCACGGGCCGGTGAAAGTCGGCCGGTTGTTTAAGTGCAAGCTTGATTTGCCGCAGCCAATTATGGATCAAACCAAGATCGAATTCGATGCGGAATGTCGCTGGTGCAAACAGGATGTCGTTCAGAACCGTCACGAATCCGGATACAGCCTAACCAATGTCTCGGACACAGACAAAGAGATAATCTCTTATCTAATCCTGCGATGTGTTATCGACGAATGGTCCCAATCGGATACTCAGCCGCGTACTCGAACCGAGGAGTCGGTCGATCGATGA
- a CDS encoding PilZ domain-containing protein, translated as MMDRRRLTRYEVEEYYPVVERETDRAVGRLANLSIEGVMLITEEPVKKRTLLKLTLKLPTPVLGHATVEFDAECRWSRKGRGVDWFESGYRLKNVPIEDQTTILCLVMQLLADKTTDQELA; from the coding sequence ATGATGGACCGGCGAAGACTGACGCGCTACGAGGTCGAGGAATACTATCCGGTAGTGGAGAGGGAGACCGACCGGGCAGTGGGGCGGCTGGCCAATCTTTCGATTGAGGGTGTCATGCTGATCACTGAAGAGCCGGTGAAAAAACGGACACTTCTCAAGCTGACCCTCAAACTTCCGACACCGGTTTTGGGTCACGCCACGGTCGAATTCGATGCCGAGTGTCGCTGGAGCCGCAAGGGGAGAGGTGTTGACTGGTTTGAGTCGGGCTACAGACTGAAAAATGTCCCGATAGAAGACCAGACGACTATCTTGTGCCTGGTGATGCAACTCCTGGCCGACAAGACCACCGACCAAGAACTGGCCTGA